In Streptomyces sp. NBC_00306, a single genomic region encodes these proteins:
- a CDS encoding GOLPH3/VPS74 family protein, translating into MGRSRRTLPEELLLLALDPTTGTTAQPQSLDLGLAGAQLVELALAGRIAPDGDRIAVVMPRPTGDPTLDSALELLRRRGSPVRAVHWIGGPRLGLRQIYLSHLERCGMVHAVAGQMCGVLPTTRYQATETAISRDIRARLDSAIRTGVPPDPRTAALAALAHAVGLGKHLYPGNEGRSSRSRLRDLIRHDPMGGLVAHAVMDVQNGVAAQPRRNPAAATGSRQVAAASMQPHRGTMARIPAH; encoded by the coding sequence ATGGGCAGGAGCCGCAGAACACTTCCGGAAGAGCTTCTGCTGCTCGCTCTGGACCCGACCACGGGTACCACAGCGCAGCCGCAGTCGCTCGACCTCGGCCTGGCCGGAGCTCAGCTAGTGGAGCTGGCTCTGGCAGGACGGATAGCCCCGGACGGGGATCGTATCGCCGTGGTGATGCCACGGCCGACAGGAGATCCGACACTGGACTCCGCACTGGAGCTGTTGCGCAGACGCGGCAGCCCGGTTCGCGCAGTTCACTGGATTGGTGGGCCCCGGCTGGGGCTCCGCCAGATTTACCTCTCCCATCTGGAGCGGTGCGGCATGGTGCATGCCGTGGCGGGCCAGATGTGCGGGGTGCTGCCGACGACTCGCTACCAGGCGACGGAGACGGCGATCAGCCGGGACATCAGAGCCCGGCTGGACAGTGCGATCCGCACCGGCGTACCGCCGGACCCGCGGACCGCGGCGCTCGCCGCGCTGGCCCACGCGGTCGGACTCGGCAAGCATCTGTACCCAGGGAATGAGGGGCGTTCCTCGCGATCCCGTCTGCGGGATCTCATCAGGCACGACCCCATGGGCGGTCTCGTGGCGCACGCCGTGATGGACGTCCAGAACGGTGTGGCCGCTCAGCCTCGCCGCAATCCCGCCGCAGCGACCGGCAGCCGTCAGGTGGCCGCCGCGTCGATGCAGCCGCACCGCGGGACCATGGCCCGCATCCCGGCGCACTGA
- a CDS encoding helix-turn-helix domain-containing protein, which translates to MASSVNPTVRRRRLGQELRRLRELKGMTAEEVAERLLVSQSKISRLENGRRSISQRDVRDLCGVYEVDDHRIVDSLMQMAKDSRQQGWWHAFGDIPYSVYIGLETDAASLRVYEPQVVPGLLQTRQYAEALIAGALPETGTTDIDKRVSVRLRRQDRIKDSDHPLRLWVVIDEAALRRLVGGKNLMREQLEHLVELSQLPHVTVQVLPFDMGAHPGINGQYAILEFPDASDSSVVYIEGVTSDLYLEKANDVQKYSVMYEHLRAQALNVDQTRAFIADIAKDYAR; encoded by the coding sequence GTGGCGTCCAGTGTCAATCCCACCGTCAGGCGACGCCGATTGGGCCAGGAGCTGCGCCGGCTCCGTGAGCTGAAGGGCATGACGGCCGAAGAGGTCGCGGAGCGCCTGCTGGTGTCGCAGTCCAAGATCAGCCGCCTCGAGAACGGCCGCCGTTCCATCAGTCAGCGCGATGTCCGCGACCTGTGCGGCGTGTACGAGGTCGACGACCACCGGATCGTCGACTCCCTGATGCAGATGGCCAAGGACTCCCGCCAGCAGGGCTGGTGGCACGCCTTCGGCGACATCCCGTACAGCGTCTACATCGGCCTGGAGACGGACGCGGCGAGTCTGCGGGTGTACGAACCGCAGGTCGTACCCGGCCTGCTGCAGACCCGGCAGTACGCGGAGGCCCTCATCGCGGGCGCGTTGCCGGAGACCGGCACCACCGACATCGACAAGCGGGTCAGCGTCCGGCTGCGCCGCCAGGACCGGATCAAGGACTCCGACCATCCGCTGCGGCTGTGGGTCGTGATCGACGAAGCCGCCCTGCGCCGGCTCGTCGGCGGCAAGAACCTGATGCGCGAGCAGCTGGAGCATCTGGTGGAGCTGTCCCAGCTGCCGCATGTCACCGTGCAGGTGCTGCCCTTCGACATGGGCGCGCACCCGGGGATCAACGGCCAGTACGCGATCCTGGAGTTCCCGGACGCCTCGGACTCGAGCGTGGTCTACATCGAGGGCGTCACGAGCGACCTGTATCTGGAGAAGGCCAACGACGTCCAGAAGTACAGCGTCATGTACGAGCATCTGCGCGCCCAGGCGTTGAACGTGGACCAGACGCGGGCCTTCATCGCGGACATCGCAAAGGACTACGCGCGCTGA
- a CDS encoding DUF397 domain-containing protein: protein MAIIQGATETWTKSSYSTGNGACVEVKSPVEQAIAVRDSKVPAGPSISFVPESWNAFVNEVGQGAFDLG from the coding sequence ATGGCAATCATTCAGGGCGCCACGGAGACCTGGACCAAGTCCTCGTACTCCACGGGCAACGGTGCTTGCGTAGAGGTCAAGTCCCCCGTCGAACAAGCCATCGCCGTCCGGGACTCCAAGGTCCCCGCGGGCCCGTCGATCAGCTTCGTCCCCGAATCGTGGAACGCGTTCGTGAACGAGGTCGGGCAGGGAGCCTTCGATCTCGGCTGA
- a CDS encoding SDR family oxidoreductase yields MLLQGKTVIVSGVGAGLGHQIAATVVRDGGRAVLGARTEENLAKSAGEIDPEGTRTAYRPTDITDEAQCEVLAALAVERFGGIDAVVHVAAWDSYFGGLADADFATWQQVIDVNLLGTLRMTRACLPALKERGGSVVIIGTQSAVAAPSQVWQAAYAASKGALTSAMYSLARELGPDRIRVNTVLPGWMWGPPVQAYVQFTAHTEGVSETEVLGRLTERMALPELATDGDVAEAAVFLASDRARAITGQSLLVNAGELMR; encoded by the coding sequence ATGCTGCTGCAGGGGAAGACCGTCATCGTGTCCGGCGTCGGCGCCGGGCTCGGCCATCAGATCGCCGCGACCGTCGTACGCGACGGGGGCCGCGCCGTCCTCGGGGCGCGCACCGAGGAGAACCTCGCGAAGTCGGCGGGCGAGATCGATCCGGAGGGCACCCGGACCGCCTACCGGCCCACCGACATCACCGACGAGGCGCAGTGCGAGGTCCTGGCGGCGCTCGCCGTGGAGCGTTTCGGAGGGATCGACGCGGTCGTCCATGTCGCCGCCTGGGACAGCTACTTCGGCGGGCTCGCGGACGCCGACTTCGCGACCTGGCAGCAGGTCATCGATGTGAACCTGCTGGGCACCCTGCGGATGACCCGGGCCTGCCTGCCCGCCCTGAAGGAGCGCGGCGGCTCGGTCGTCATCATCGGCACGCAGTCGGCGGTCGCCGCGCCCTCACAGGTGTGGCAGGCGGCGTACGCGGCGTCCAAGGGGGCGCTGACCTCGGCGATGTACTCGCTGGCCCGGGAGCTGGGCCCGGACCGCATCCGGGTGAACACGGTGCTGCCGGGCTGGATGTGGGGCCCGCCGGTCCAGGCGTACGTCCAGTTCACCGCGCACACCGAGGGGGTGTCCGAGACCGAGGTGCTCGGCCGGCTCACCGAGCGGATGGCGCTGCCCGAGCTGGCGACGGACGGAGATGTCGCGGAGGCTGCCGTGTTCCTCGCCTCCGACCGGGCCCGGGCGATCACGGGTCAGTCGCTGCTGGTCAACGCCGGCGAGTTGATGCGGTAG
- a CDS encoding sodium:solute symporter family protein produces MNSLDWTVLIGYFGVMVAIGLWSHKRVDNVSDFFTAGGKMPWWLSGISHHMSGYSAVMFTGYAGIAYTYGVTSFVTWSLPIAIGIFIGAKLFAPRLNRLRSKLHVASPLEYLKTRYNLKTQQALAWSGLLLKIVDVGAKWAAIATLLSVFTGISLNQGILITGVITGIYCTIGGLWADALTELGQFIIQLFAGLAMLFAVMSELDGFSTLWTVWDEPEMQGHADATAGPYTVTFLLAFLFIKTFEYNGGMWNQAQRYMATANAREATRSARLSAILWFVWPLVLFFPMWCAPLLIEAKKPDASDSYALMTEQLLPHGLLGLVIVGFFSHTMAMCSSDANAIAAVFTRDIAPVLSKKARGWSERSGLIAARLSTIAFLALSMAIATQVNSPTFKDIITVVIKWVAGLMGPIAIPFMLGLLRPFRRSGPTAALTSWAAGLIAFFFLNYEIDGTARTDVALQYQVSVPLAISLVLYIVIGFLKPEDTPERDAVIARINSDDDGPEAGAAAAAVPGQTAPAGEKVLGREGADG; encoded by the coding sequence ATGAACAGTCTCGACTGGACCGTGCTCATCGGATACTTCGGTGTGATGGTCGCGATCGGACTCTGGTCGCACAAGCGCGTGGACAACGTCAGCGACTTCTTCACCGCCGGCGGCAAGATGCCGTGGTGGCTGTCGGGCATCTCGCACCACATGTCCGGCTACAGCGCGGTGATGTTCACCGGCTACGCGGGCATCGCGTACACCTACGGCGTCACGTCCTTCGTGACGTGGTCCCTCCCGATCGCCATCGGCATCTTCATCGGCGCCAAGCTCTTCGCACCCCGGCTGAACCGGCTGCGCTCCAAGCTGCACGTCGCGTCACCGCTGGAGTATCTGAAGACCCGCTACAACCTCAAGACCCAGCAGGCTCTCGCCTGGTCGGGCCTGCTGCTGAAGATCGTGGACGTGGGCGCCAAGTGGGCCGCCATCGCCACCCTGCTCTCCGTCTTCACCGGCATCTCGCTCAACCAGGGCATCCTCATCACCGGTGTCATCACCGGTATCTACTGCACCATCGGCGGCCTGTGGGCCGACGCCCTCACCGAGCTGGGGCAGTTCATCATCCAGCTGTTCGCCGGCCTGGCGATGCTGTTCGCCGTCATGAGCGAACTCGACGGGTTCAGCACGCTGTGGACTGTGTGGGACGAGCCGGAGATGCAGGGCCACGCGGACGCGACCGCCGGCCCCTACACGGTGACCTTCCTGCTGGCGTTCCTCTTCATCAAGACCTTCGAGTACAACGGCGGCATGTGGAACCAGGCGCAGCGCTACATGGCGACCGCCAACGCCCGCGAGGCGACGCGCTCGGCGCGCCTCTCCGCGATCCTGTGGTTCGTCTGGCCGCTGGTGCTCTTCTTCCCGATGTGGTGCGCGCCGCTGCTGATCGAGGCGAAGAAGCCGGACGCCTCCGACTCGTACGCGCTGATGACCGAACAGCTGCTGCCGCACGGCCTCCTCGGCCTGGTCATCGTGGGCTTCTTCTCGCACACCATGGCCATGTGCTCGTCCGACGCCAACGCCATCGCCGCCGTCTTCACCCGGGACATCGCACCCGTGCTGTCGAAGAAGGCCCGGGGCTGGAGCGAGCGGTCGGGGCTCATCGCCGCCCGTCTGTCGACGATCGCCTTCCTCGCGCTGTCGATGGCGATCGCGACGCAGGTCAACTCGCCCACGTTCAAGGACATCATCACCGTCGTGATCAAGTGGGTGGCGGGACTGATGGGACCGATCGCGATCCCGTTCATGCTCGGCCTGCTGCGTCCGTTCCGCAGATCCGGACCGACGGCGGCGCTCACGAGCTGGGCGGCCGGTCTCATCGCGTTCTTCTTCCTCAACTACGAGATCGACGGCACCGCCAGGACCGATGTGGCTCTGCAGTACCAGGTGTCCGTACCGCTCGCGATCTCGCTGGTGCTCTACATCGTGATCGGCTTCCTCAAGCCGGAGGACACTCCCGAACGCGACGCGGTCATCGCCCGGATCAACTCGGACGACGACGGCCCGGAGGCGGGTGCCGCGGCGGCCGCCGTGCCGGGACAGACGGCGCCCGCCGGGGAGAAGGTCCTCGGCCGCGAAGGGGCCGACGGCTGA
- a CDS encoding ADP-ribosylglycohydrolase family protein: MSAAATAVWGRAEQQDFRARVRGALLGGAIGDALGAGVASLTLDEIRATHGQDGIGDLVPAHGRRGAVTAATQLTLFTVDGLIRAQVRRDTGAWHPPTDVHRAYLRWAATQRDWGPDERRKDNGWLAREEWLYTRRDPSRSTLVGLGDESMGTLEAPKNPTARDAGALARSAPFGLLVGWEPQLVCQLAVECAAQTHGHPTAYLSAGAFAVIVHGLARGETLDGSVQRALALLAARPGHQPVTDALKHALGAVRQGIPSPARIASLGEGHHAEDALAIAVYCALVGEDIRHGLRLAVNHDGPSETTGIVTGSLLGALHGETALPPAWLSEIEGRPTILELADDFAMEMTQGPALHGPTINSPGWLARYPRS; the protein is encoded by the coding sequence GTGAGCGCAGCAGCCACAGCCGTCTGGGGGCGTGCGGAGCAGCAGGACTTCCGTGCCCGGGTGCGCGGCGCCCTGCTCGGCGGCGCCATCGGCGACGCGCTGGGCGCCGGGGTCGCGTCCCTCACCCTGGACGAGATACGCGCCACACACGGGCAGGACGGCATCGGCGATCTCGTACCCGCCCACGGCCGCCGCGGCGCCGTGACCGCGGCCACCCAGCTCACCCTGTTCACCGTCGACGGGCTCATACGCGCCCAGGTCCGCCGCGACACCGGTGCCTGGCATCCGCCCACCGATGTGCACCGCGCGTATCTCAGATGGGCCGCCACCCAGCGCGACTGGGGACCCGACGAGCGCCGCAAGGACAACGGCTGGCTCGCCCGTGAGGAGTGGCTCTACACCCGGCGCGACCCCTCCCGGTCGACCCTGGTCGGCCTCGGCGACGAGTCGATGGGCACCCTGGAGGCGCCCAAGAACCCGACGGCGCGCGATGCCGGCGCGCTCGCCCGGTCCGCCCCGTTCGGGCTGCTCGTCGGCTGGGAGCCGCAACTGGTGTGCCAGCTGGCGGTGGAGTGCGCGGCCCAGACGCACGGGCACCCGACCGCGTATCTCTCGGCGGGTGCCTTCGCGGTCATCGTGCACGGACTGGCCCGCGGGGAGACGCTCGACGGCTCCGTGCAGCGCGCGCTCGCCCTGCTGGCCGCCCGCCCGGGGCACCAGCCCGTCACGGACGCCCTCAAGCACGCGCTGGGCGCCGTACGCCAGGGCATTCCGAGCCCGGCGCGCATCGCGTCCCTCGGCGAGGGCCATCACGCCGAGGACGCGCTCGCCATCGCCGTCTACTGCGCGCTCGTCGGCGAGGACATCCGGCACGGCCTGCGGCTCGCGGTGAACCACGACGGCCCCTCGGAGACCACGGGCATCGTGACCGGCTCGCTGCTCGGGGCGCTGCACGGCGAGACGGCGCTGCCGCCCGCCTGGCTGTCCGAGATCGAGGGCCGTCCCACGATCCTGGAGCTCGCCGACGACTTCGCGATGGAGATGACCCAGGGGCCGGCTCTGCACGGACCGACGATCAACTCCCCGGGCTGGCTGGCCCGTTACCCCCGCAGCTGA
- a CDS encoding zinc-binding dehydrogenase: MSVRALVVDPSATDAVRLTEVCEPVPGPEQVLVDVHHVSLNHGDLNDARSGRVPEGAVLGSDAAGVVVRSEGAGPAVGTRVVALSAGAFAERIAVDADALAEIPEGVSLAEAAALPVAGIAALRSLRAGGIAAGKRVLVTGASGGVGRFALQLAAAADAHVIASVGSAARREGLVKAGADEVVVGLEGVDRPVDVIIDSVGGPQMVAAWDLLAPGGSLQSVGWTSGEPAVFPPYSTIGPAKSLTSFLNDLSAPAVDLALLVGYAADGRLAVEIGWQGPWERFADAAHALRRRTVRGKAVLRVTATM; encoded by the coding sequence ATGTCCGTCCGAGCCCTCGTCGTGGACCCGTCCGCGACCGACGCCGTTCGTCTGACCGAAGTGTGTGAGCCCGTACCAGGGCCCGAACAGGTGCTCGTGGACGTCCACCACGTCTCGCTCAACCATGGCGACCTCAACGACGCCCGGTCGGGACGCGTACCCGAGGGGGCCGTGCTGGGCTCGGACGCCGCCGGGGTGGTGGTGCGGTCCGAGGGCGCGGGGCCCGCGGTGGGCACCCGGGTCGTCGCCCTCTCGGCCGGCGCCTTCGCGGAGCGGATCGCGGTGGACGCGGACGCCCTGGCCGAGATCCCGGAGGGGGTCTCCCTGGCGGAGGCGGCGGCGCTGCCGGTCGCGGGGATCGCCGCGCTGCGGTCCCTGCGGGCCGGGGGCATCGCCGCGGGCAAGCGGGTACTGGTCACCGGCGCATCGGGCGGGGTCGGACGGTTCGCGCTGCAACTCGCCGCGGCCGCGGACGCCCATGTGATCGCCTCGGTGGGCTCGGCCGCCCGGCGCGAGGGCCTGGTCAAGGCGGGCGCGGACGAGGTGGTGGTGGGCCTGGAGGGTGTGGACCGGCCGGTCGACGTGATCATCGACAGCGTCGGCGGCCCGCAGATGGTCGCGGCCTGGGATCTGCTGGCGCCGGGCGGCAGCCTGCAGAGCGTCGGCTGGACGTCGGGGGAGCCGGCCGTCTTCCCGCCGTACTCGACGATCGGGCCGGCCAAGTCGCTCACGTCGTTCCTCAACGACCTGTCCGCGCCGGCCGTCGACCTCGCTCTCCTGGTCGGTTACGCCGCTGACGGCCGCCTCGCGGTGGAGATCGGCTGGCAGGGTCCGTGGGAGAGGTTCGCGGACGCGGCCCACGCCCTGCGCCGGCGCACGGTGCGGGGCAAGGCGGTGCTGCGGGTGACGGCGACGATGTGA
- a CDS encoding tetratricopeptide repeat protein — translation MAGSRPSMQQILKSRQHFVGRREELARFRGNFDIPPEDERHCFIFHVHGSAGVGKSALVRRLEDAARERGALTAYVDESVNSVPEAMTALCGHFERQGHPLKALDRMLATYRQRRYEAEALAPESAGPEGPGATGPGREAQEPNGASVAVTRAGLAGLGLLPGVGPFTAMVDPAQLAQGTEKLRAALAARFRNHDDVQLVLDPLRTLTPVLAAELERVAERAPWIALFFDTYERTGPFLDDWLRDLLTTERYGALPSNIVVTTAGQRPLDPVRWGDCVGLVTELPLRPFTDAEARQLLAAKGVLDETVVRDVLHLSGRLPVLVSTLAENPGDVGDPSATAVERFLKWETEPVRRAAALEGALPRHLDEDLFHAVAGDGAGREEGLYGWLRSLPFVSEHGGRARYHDVVRAPMLRLRRTGSPQRWSESHGRLAAVYAARCAEAGGTAPLWADESWRAARVEEVYHLLCARPRTALPAVLQDGVAACGEGIAVARGWARAVAEAGEDGGAQELGSWGRECLAALEDERLGAVRVLGLLIGRSDADDGVRALAYAARGRQFFRLDAYEEALADYGQGIALAPDDPSVYRGRAVVHRAAGGFDEALEDLDKAEELLPGSPETVRERGETYRRAGRLAEADAELGRALALEPGDWLAHGSRGQTRYQQGRLREALTDLDRAVELGDAYVWALVRRAHVRLRLNDFAGALEDLDRADRLAPDTAATVGERGEVYRFMGRNEEAVEQFDRALALNPVYTWALGSRAMAYAALGRPERALADLERALALDPDYAWALAQRDRLRDGDAPG, via the coding sequence ATGGCCGGGTCGAGACCGTCGATGCAGCAGATCCTGAAGAGCCGTCAGCACTTCGTCGGGCGACGGGAGGAACTGGCCCGGTTCCGGGGGAACTTCGACATCCCGCCCGAGGACGAGCGGCACTGCTTCATCTTCCATGTCCACGGCAGCGCGGGCGTGGGCAAGAGCGCTCTCGTCCGCCGGCTCGAGGACGCGGCCCGCGAGCGCGGTGCTCTGACGGCGTACGTCGACGAGAGCGTCAACAGCGTTCCGGAGGCCATGACCGCGCTGTGCGGCCACTTCGAGCGGCAGGGCCACCCGCTGAAGGCGCTCGACCGGATGCTGGCGACCTACCGGCAGCGGCGGTACGAGGCCGAGGCGCTCGCCCCCGAGTCGGCCGGCCCCGAGGGACCGGGCGCCACGGGACCGGGTCGCGAGGCGCAGGAGCCGAACGGCGCATCCGTGGCCGTCACCCGCGCGGGGCTCGCCGGGCTCGGACTCCTCCCCGGGGTCGGCCCGTTCACGGCGATGGTCGACCCTGCGCAGCTCGCCCAGGGAACGGAGAAGCTGCGGGCCGCGCTCGCGGCCCGCTTCCGCAACCACGACGACGTCCAGTTGGTCCTGGACCCCCTGCGCACCCTGACCCCCGTACTCGCCGCGGAACTGGAGCGGGTCGCCGAACGGGCGCCCTGGATCGCGCTGTTCTTCGACACGTACGAGCGCACCGGGCCGTTCCTCGACGACTGGCTGCGGGACCTGCTGACGACCGAGCGGTACGGCGCTCTGCCCTCGAACATCGTCGTCACCACCGCCGGGCAGCGCCCCCTCGACCCGGTCCGCTGGGGCGACTGCGTCGGCCTCGTCACCGAGCTCCCGCTCCGGCCGTTCACCGACGCCGAGGCGCGCCAACTCCTCGCCGCCAAAGGGGTGCTGGACGAGACGGTCGTACGGGACGTGCTCCATCTCTCCGGCCGGCTGCCGGTGCTGGTCTCCACGCTCGCCGAGAACCCGGGAGACGTCGGCGACCCGAGCGCCACGGCCGTCGAGCGTTTCCTGAAGTGGGAGACGGAGCCGGTGCGCCGCGCCGCCGCGCTCGAAGGCGCGCTGCCCCGCCACCTCGACGAGGACCTGTTCCACGCGGTCGCGGGCGACGGCGCGGGACGGGAGGAGGGGCTGTACGGCTGGTTGCGCTCGCTGCCGTTCGTCAGTGAACACGGCGGCCGGGCCCGCTATCACGATGTCGTCCGCGCCCCCATGCTGCGGCTGCGGCGTACCGGGTCTCCGCAGCGGTGGAGCGAGAGCCACGGCCGGCTCGCTGCGGTGTACGCGGCCCGGTGTGCCGAGGCCGGCGGCACCGCCCCGCTGTGGGCGGACGAATCCTGGCGGGCGGCGCGTGTCGAGGAGGTGTACCACCTGCTGTGCGCCCGGCCCCGGACAGCGCTCCCGGCAGTCCTCCAGGACGGCGTGGCCGCCTGCGGCGAGGGGATCGCCGTCGCGCGCGGCTGGGCACGGGCCGTCGCCGAGGCCGGGGAGGACGGCGGGGCGCAGGAGCTGGGCAGCTGGGGCCGGGAGTGCCTCGCCGCGCTGGAGGACGAACGGCTGGGCGCGGTACGGGTGCTGGGCCTGCTCATCGGCCGCTCCGATGCGGACGACGGCGTACGGGCGCTCGCGTACGCGGCCCGCGGGCGGCAGTTCTTCCGCCTGGACGCGTACGAGGAGGCGCTCGCCGACTACGGGCAGGGCATCGCGCTGGCACCGGACGACCCGTCGGTGTACCGGGGGCGTGCGGTCGTGCACCGGGCGGCGGGTGGGTTCGACGAGGCGCTGGAGGATCTGGACAAGGCCGAGGAGCTGCTGCCCGGTTCGCCGGAGACCGTGCGCGAACGCGGCGAGACCTACCGACGGGCGGGACGGCTCGCGGAGGCGGACGCGGAGCTCGGCCGGGCACTGGCGCTGGAGCCGGGGGACTGGCTGGCGCACGGCAGCCGGGGTCAGACCCGGTACCAGCAGGGCCGCCTGCGGGAGGCGCTGACGGATCTGGACCGGGCGGTGGAGCTGGGCGACGCGTATGTGTGGGCGCTGGTGCGGCGTGCGCATGTACGGCTGCGGCTGAACGACTTCGCGGGTGCGCTGGAGGATCTCGACCGGGCGGACCGGCTGGCGCCGGACACCGCGGCGACGGTGGGGGAGCGCGGTGAGGTGTACCGCTTCATGGGCCGCAACGAGGAGGCGGTCGAGCAGTTCGACCGGGCTCTGGCGCTCAATCCGGTGTACACGTGGGCGCTCGGCAGCCGGGCGATGGCGTACGCGGCGCTGGGGCGGCCCGAGAGGGCGCTGGCGGACCTGGAACGGGCCCTGGCGCTCGACCCGGACTACGCGTGGGCCCTGGCGCAGCGGGACCGGCTGCGGGACGGAGACGCGCCGGGGTGA